One window of Candidatus Mycobacterium wuenschmannii genomic DNA carries:
- a CDS encoding DUF4233 domain-containing protein produces the protein MSTPTEPSGARKPDPWKSFRGVTAGTLVLEAIVVLLALPVVGAVGGGLNSGALTYLLGLAAILIGLAGVQGRPWAIWADLAVQLIPIFGFAVYPGVGVIGLIFAGVWALIFYVRSEVLRRERLGLLPGQDGPPE, from the coding sequence ATGAGTACCCCCACCGAGCCCTCTGGAGCGCGAAAACCCGATCCGTGGAAGAGCTTTCGCGGCGTCACGGCGGGAACGCTGGTCCTGGAGGCCATCGTGGTGCTGCTCGCGTTGCCGGTGGTCGGTGCGGTCGGCGGTGGCCTGAACTCCGGCGCGCTGACCTATCTGCTGGGGCTGGCGGCGATCCTGATCGGCCTGGCCGGAGTGCAGGGCCGGCCGTGGGCGATCTGGGCGGACCTCGCGGTGCAGCTGATCCCGATCTTCGGCTTCGCCGTCTATCCGGGTGTCGGCGTCATCGGCCTGATCTTCGCCGGGGTGTGGGCGCTGATCTTCTACGTGCGCTCGGAGGTTCTGCGGCGGGAGCGACTGGGGCTGCTTCCCGGTCAGGACGGCCCGCCGGAATGA
- the ndk gene encoding nucleoside-diphosphate kinase produces MTERTLLLIKPDGVERRLVGEILGRVERKGLTIAALELRTVSEKLAKSHYAEHDGKPFFGSLVEFITSSPLVAAIIEGPRAIAAIRQLAGGTDPVEKALPGTIRGDFGLETQYNLVHGSDSPESAEREIALWFAHA; encoded by the coding sequence GTGACTGAGCGGACCTTGCTGTTGATCAAGCCCGATGGTGTCGAGCGTCGCCTGGTCGGCGAGATTCTCGGCCGCGTCGAACGCAAGGGCCTGACCATTGCGGCCCTCGAACTGCGGACCGTCAGCGAGAAGCTGGCCAAAAGCCACTACGCCGAGCATGACGGCAAGCCGTTCTTCGGCTCGCTGGTGGAGTTCATCACGTCATCGCCGCTGGTAGCGGCAATTATCGAAGGCCCACGGGCGATCGCCGCGATCCGGCAGCTCGCGGGCGGAACCGACCCGGTCGAGAAGGCTCTGCCCGGCACCATCCGCGGCGACTTCGGGCTGGAAACGCAGTACAACCTGGTGCACGGCTCGGACTCGCCGGAGTCCGCGGAGCGCGAGATCGCGCTCTGGTTCGCCCACGCTTGA
- the folC gene encoding bifunctional tetrahydrofolate synthase/dihydrofolate synthase → MEPEPEPDDYDDVGEPQPVDAAPTPDEIAALLQVEHLLDQRWPETKIEPSLDRISALMDLLGSPQRTYPAIHIAGTNGKTSVARMVDALLTALQRRTGRTTSPHLQSAVERIAIDGKPISPATYVSTYTELEPFIQMIDQQSEAGGGPAMSKFEVLTAMAFAAFADAPIEVAVIEVGLGGRWDATNVIDAPVAVITPISVDHVEYLGDDIAGIAGEKAGIIHRAEDGAPDTVAIIGRQVPEAMEVVLAETVRADAAVAREDSEFAVLSRQVAIGGQLLELQGLGGVYSEVFLPLHGEHQAHNAAIALAAVEAFFGAGPQRQLDIDAVRAGFAAASSPGRLERMRSAPTVFVDAAHNPAGAAALAQTLAEEFDFRFLVGVVSVMGDKDVAGILAALEPVFDRIVVTHNGSPRAMDVEGLAQAAEQYFGPDRVITAENLRDAIDAATALVDDADAEDESFSGTGIVITGSVVTAGAARTLFGRDPA, encoded by the coding sequence CTGGAACCCGAACCCGAACCCGACGACTACGACGACGTAGGCGAGCCGCAGCCCGTCGACGCCGCTCCGACACCCGACGAGATCGCGGCGCTGCTGCAGGTCGAGCACCTGCTCGACCAGCGCTGGCCGGAGACCAAGATCGAGCCCAGCCTGGATCGGATCTCGGCGCTGATGGATCTGCTCGGCTCGCCGCAGCGCACCTATCCGGCGATCCACATCGCCGGCACCAACGGCAAGACCTCGGTGGCCCGGATGGTCGACGCGCTGCTGACCGCGCTGCAACGGCGCACCGGACGTACCACCAGCCCACACCTGCAGTCGGCGGTCGAACGCATCGCTATCGATGGAAAGCCCATCAGCCCAGCCACATACGTGTCGACCTACACCGAACTCGAGCCGTTCATCCAGATGATCGATCAGCAGTCGGAGGCGGGCGGCGGCCCGGCGATGAGCAAGTTCGAGGTGCTCACCGCGATGGCCTTCGCGGCGTTCGCCGACGCGCCGATCGAAGTGGCCGTCATCGAGGTCGGCCTGGGCGGGCGCTGGGACGCCACGAACGTGATCGACGCACCGGTTGCCGTGATCACCCCGATCAGCGTCGACCACGTCGAGTACCTCGGCGACGACATCGCGGGAATCGCGGGCGAGAAGGCCGGCATCATCCACCGCGCTGAGGACGGTGCCCCGGACACCGTGGCGATCATCGGGCGGCAGGTGCCGGAGGCCATGGAGGTGGTGCTGGCGGAGACCGTGCGCGCGGACGCCGCTGTGGCGCGCGAGGATTCGGAGTTCGCGGTGCTGAGCCGGCAGGTCGCGATCGGGGGCCAACTGTTGGAATTGCAGGGCCTCGGCGGGGTGTATTCCGAGGTGTTCCTGCCGCTGCACGGCGAACACCAGGCCCACAATGCGGCGATCGCGCTGGCGGCGGTCGAGGCGTTCTTCGGTGCGGGCCCGCAGCGTCAGCTCGACATCGACGCGGTGCGTGCCGGATTCGCCGCCGCGAGCAGCCCGGGGCGGCTGGAACGGATGCGCAGTGCGCCGACGGTCTTCGTCGACGCCGCGCACAATCCCGCCGGAGCGGCCGCGCTGGCCCAGACCCTGGCCGAGGAATTCGACTTCCGGTTTCTGGTCGGCGTCGTCAGCGTGATGGGAGACAAGGACGTCGCCGGCATTCTGGCGGCGCTGGAGCCGGTGTTCGATCGAATTGTTGTCACCCACAACGGATCTCCCCGCGCCATGGACGTCGAAGGGCTGGCGCAGGCCGCCGAGCAGTATTTCGGGCCCGACCGGGTGATCACCGCCGAGAATCTGCGCGACGCCATCGACGCCGCCACCGCGCTGGTCGACGACGCCGATGCCGAGGACGAGTCGTTCTCCGGAACCGGCATCGTGATCACCGGTTCGGTCGTCACCGCCGGCGCCGCGCGCACGCTGTTCGGGCGTGATCCCGCATGA
- the rpmA gene encoding 50S ribosomal protein L27: MAHKKGASSSRNGRDSNSQRLGVKRFGGQVVKAGEIIVRQRGTHFHPGVNVGRGGDDTLFAKAAGAVQFGVKRGRKTVNIVLAGSPE, encoded by the coding sequence ATGGCACACAAAAAGGGCGCTTCCAGCTCACGTAACGGCCGCGATTCCAACTCGCAGCGGCTGGGCGTGAAGCGTTTCGGCGGCCAGGTCGTCAAGGCCGGCGAGATCATCGTTCGCCAGCGCGGCACGCACTTCCACCCCGGCGTCAACGTCGGCCGTGGCGGCGACGACACGCTGTTCGCCAAGGCGGCCGGCGCGGTCCAGTTCGGCGTCAAGCGCGGCCGCAAGACGGTCAACATCGTCTTGGCCGGATCCCCGGAGTAG
- a CDS encoding Rne/Rng family ribonuclease, with amino-acid sequence MTDGGPFSAVPEASAQAEDLPERLRVHSLARALGTTSRQVLDALIELDGRVRSAHSTVERVDAVRVRDLLANAPAAPASVATAEAEVSGEAAEPESRLLLEAPPADRPEYMPLFVAPQPVERVEAPPKKVEKPVADDADDTDDDDDDDDSDDDSDDEQSDRPANRRRRRGRRGRGRGRGEQNGAENGEGGKSDKSGDDDSDDGNDDSDDDSDDSDSSDDDNGSGDGATKRRRRRRRRKSGAGDDGDAENSSPDDPPNTVVHERSPRAKKQSDNNEIQGIDGSTRLEAKRQRRRDGRDAGRRRPPVLTEAEFLARREAVERVMVVRDKVRTEPPHPGSRYTQIAVLEDGIVVEHFVTSAASASLVGNIYLGIVQNVLPSMEAAFVDIGRGRNGVLYAGEVNWEAAGLGGSNRKIEQALKPGDYVVVQVSKDPIGHKGARLTTQVSLAGRYLVYVPGASSTGISRKLPDTERQRLKEILKEVVPSDAGVIIRTASEGVKEDDIRSDVNRLQERWTEIAERAQTTKEKAAGAAVALYEEPDVLVKVIRDLFNEDFAKLVVSGEDAWTTINDYVSSVAPELVSKLNKYEQPADDGPDVFAVHRIDEQLAKAMDRKVWLPSGGTLVIDRTEAMTIVDVNTGKFTGSGGNLEQTVTKNNLEAAEETVRQLRLRDIGGIVVIDFIDMVLESNRDLVLRRLTEALARDRTRHQVSEVTSLGLVQLTRKRLGTGLVEAFSTTCPHCSGRGIMLHADPVDSAPATGRKSESGGGRRGRRSKKGKTEETPVATVPAHPQGEHPMFKAMAAANGGHHEDDESAPAEDTDNVAADQSATDAEADEQLKKQVATETVEEDLDDDDFDDGDDEDSDDDADQVDLDDDDDDLDDDDELDDDEDDEDDDDFEDSDDDDEDEDDQQVAAASERPRRRRAAARPAGPPTH; translated from the coding sequence GTGACAGACGGTGGCCCATTCTCAGCAGTCCCCGAAGCGTCAGCTCAGGCAGAAGACCTGCCTGAGCGGTTGAGGGTTCATTCACTGGCTCGAGCGCTCGGAACCACCAGCAGGCAGGTTCTCGACGCGCTGATCGAACTCGACGGCCGGGTGCGCAGCGCCCATTCCACCGTTGAGCGCGTCGACGCGGTCCGCGTTCGCGACCTGCTGGCCAACGCGCCGGCGGCCCCTGCGTCGGTCGCGACGGCCGAGGCGGAGGTGTCCGGCGAGGCGGCGGAACCCGAGTCGCGGCTGCTGTTGGAGGCCCCGCCGGCCGACCGTCCGGAATACATGCCGCTGTTCGTGGCGCCTCAGCCGGTGGAACGGGTCGAGGCCCCGCCGAAGAAGGTCGAGAAGCCGGTCGCCGACGACGCCGACGACACCGATGACGATGACGACGACGACGATTCGGACGATGACTCCGACGACGAGCAGTCCGACCGCCCGGCCAACCGCCGGCGTCGCCGCGGACGCCGCGGCCGTGGCCGGGGCCGGGGCGAGCAGAACGGCGCCGAGAACGGTGAGGGCGGAAAATCGGACAAGTCCGGTGACGACGATTCCGACGACGGAAACGACGACTCCGACGACGACAGCGACGACTCGGATTCCAGCGATGACGACAACGGCTCGGGTGACGGGGCCACCAAGCGCCGCCGTCGCCGCCGGCGCCGCAAGTCCGGCGCAGGAGACGACGGTGACGCCGAAAACTCGTCGCCCGACGACCCGCCCAACACCGTCGTGCATGAACGGTCGCCGCGGGCCAAGAAGCAGTCCGACAACAACGAGATCCAGGGCATCGACGGCTCGACGCGTCTCGAGGCCAAACGCCAGCGCCGCCGCGACGGGCGCGACGCCGGTCGTCGCCGCCCGCCGGTCCTGACCGAAGCCGAGTTCCTCGCCCGCCGCGAAGCGGTCGAGCGGGTGATGGTCGTCCGCGACAAGGTGCGCACCGAGCCGCCGCACCCCGGCAGCCGCTACACCCAGATCGCGGTGCTCGAGGACGGCATCGTCGTCGAACACTTCGTCACCAGCGCGGCCTCGGCGTCCCTGGTCGGCAACATCTACCTGGGCATCGTGCAGAACGTCCTGCCCTCGATGGAGGCGGCGTTCGTCGACATCGGCCGCGGCCGCAACGGTGTGCTCTATGCCGGTGAGGTGAACTGGGAGGCCGCCGGCCTCGGCGGGTCCAACCGCAAGATCGAGCAGGCGCTCAAGCCGGGCGACTACGTCGTCGTGCAGGTCAGCAAGGATCCGATCGGCCACAAGGGCGCGCGCCTGACCACCCAGGTGTCGCTGGCCGGCCGCTACCTGGTGTACGTGCCGGGTGCGTCGTCGACCGGCATCAGCCGCAAACTGCCCGACACCGAACGCCAGCGGCTCAAGGAGATCCTCAAAGAGGTCGTCCCGTCCGACGCCGGCGTGATCATCCGAACCGCCTCCGAGGGCGTCAAAGAGGACGACATCCGCTCCGACGTCAACCGCCTGCAGGAGCGCTGGACCGAGATCGCCGAACGCGCCCAGACGACCAAGGAGAAGGCTGCCGGCGCCGCCGTCGCGCTCTACGAAGAGCCCGACGTGCTGGTCAAGGTGATCCGCGACCTGTTCAACGAAGACTTCGCCAAGTTGGTCGTCTCCGGTGAGGACGCCTGGACCACCATCAACGACTACGTGAGTTCGGTTGCGCCCGAGCTTGTTTCAAAGCTGAACAAGTACGAGCAGCCGGCCGACGACGGTCCGGACGTGTTCGCGGTGCACCGCATCGACGAGCAACTGGCCAAGGCGATGGACCGCAAGGTGTGGCTGCCGTCCGGCGGCACCTTGGTCATCGACCGCACCGAGGCGATGACGATCGTCGACGTCAACACCGGAAAATTCACCGGCTCCGGCGGCAACCTCGAACAGACCGTCACCAAGAACAACCTCGAAGCCGCCGAGGAGACCGTGCGGCAACTGCGACTGCGCGACATCGGCGGCATCGTGGTCATCGACTTCATCGACATGGTCCTGGAGTCCAACCGCGACCTGGTGTTGCGGCGACTGACCGAGGCCCTGGCCCGCGACCGCACCCGTCACCAGGTCTCCGAGGTCACCTCGCTGGGGCTGGTGCAACTCACCCGCAAGCGGCTGGGCACTGGGCTGGTCGAGGCCTTCTCCACGACCTGTCCGCACTGCTCCGGGCGCGGCATCATGCTGCACGCGGACCCCGTCGACTCGGCACCCGCGACCGGTCGCAAGTCCGAGTCCGGTGGCGGCCGGCGCGGTCGACGGTCCAAGAAGGGCAAGACCGAGGAGACGCCGGTCGCGACCGTGCCCGCTCATCCGCAGGGCGAGCACCCGATGTTCAAGGCGATGGCCGCGGCCAACGGTGGTCATCACGAGGACGACGAGTCCGCGCCCGCCGAGGACACCGACAACGTCGCCGCCGATCAGTCCGCGACCGACGCTGAAGCCGACGAGCAGCTGAAGAAGCAGGTCGCCACTGAGACCGTCGAGGAAGACCTCGACGACGACGACTTCGACGACGGCGACGACGAGGACTCGGATGACGACGCCGACCAGGTCGACCTCGACGACGATGACGACGATCTCGACGATGACGACGAGCTGGACGACGACGAGGACGACGAAGACGACGATGACTTCGAGGACAGCGACGACGACGACGAGGACGAGGACGACCAGCAGGTCGCCGCGGCATCCGAGCGTCCTCGGCGGCGTCGGGCAGCGGCCCGACCGGCCGGGCCACCGACCCACTAA
- the obgE gene encoding GTPase ObgE, producing MAPRFVDRVVIHARAGSGGNGCASVHREKFKPLGGPDGGNGGRGGSIVLVVDPQVHTLLDFHFHPHVVAASGKQGMGGNRAGAAAPDLEIKVPDGTIVVDEDGRMLADLVGAGTRFEAAAGGRGGLGNAALASRARKAPGFALLGEKGEERDFTLELKSVADVGLIGFPSAGKSSLVSTISAAKPKIADYPFTTLAPNLGVVSAGDRTFTVADVPGLIPGASQGRGLGLDFLRHIERCAVLVHVVDCATAEPGRDPISDIDALEAELAAYTPTLQGDSTLGDLVERPRAVVLNKVDVPEAREMAEFVRDEVAARGWPVLIVSTVAREGLQPLIFGLADMVAAYQAAQPEVVPRRPVIRPVPVDESGFTVESDGHGGFVVRGRRPERWISQTSFDNDEAVGYLGDRLARLGVEDELMKLGARPGCAVTIGDVTFDWEPQTPAGVDTLMTRRGEDTRLDTNERVGADERKAARKQRREHGE from the coding sequence ATGGCTCCTCGGTTCGTCGACCGGGTCGTCATCCATGCACGCGCCGGTTCCGGCGGTAACGGCTGTGCCTCGGTGCATCGCGAGAAGTTCAAGCCGCTCGGCGGACCCGACGGCGGTAACGGCGGTCGCGGCGGCAGCATCGTGCTGGTCGTCGACCCGCAGGTACACACGCTGCTCGACTTCCACTTCCATCCGCACGTCGTCGCGGCGTCGGGCAAGCAGGGCATGGGCGGTAACCGCGCCGGTGCGGCCGCGCCCGATCTCGAGATCAAGGTTCCCGACGGCACGATCGTCGTCGACGAAGACGGCCGCATGCTCGCCGACCTGGTCGGCGCGGGCACCCGGTTCGAAGCCGCCGCCGGCGGGCGCGGCGGGCTGGGCAACGCCGCGCTGGCATCTCGGGCCCGTAAGGCGCCCGGTTTCGCCTTGCTCGGTGAGAAGGGCGAAGAGCGTGACTTCACCCTCGAACTCAAGTCCGTCGCCGACGTCGGCCTGATCGGTTTCCCATCCGCGGGCAAATCCTCACTGGTGTCGACGATTTCGGCGGCCAAGCCGAAGATCGCCGACTACCCGTTCACCACGCTGGCGCCCAACCTGGGTGTGGTGTCGGCGGGGGACCGGACGTTCACGGTCGCCGACGTGCCGGGCCTGATTCCCGGTGCGTCGCAGGGCCGTGGCCTCGGCCTGGACTTCCTGCGGCACATCGAGCGATGCGCCGTGCTGGTGCACGTGGTGGACTGCGCGACCGCCGAACCGGGCCGCGACCCGATCTCCGACATCGACGCACTCGAGGCCGAGTTGGCCGCGTATACCCCGACACTGCAAGGGGATTCGACGCTCGGCGATCTCGTCGAGCGGCCGCGTGCGGTGGTGCTCAACAAGGTCGACGTGCCCGAGGCCCGTGAGATGGCGGAGTTCGTCCGCGACGAGGTGGCCGCGCGTGGCTGGCCGGTGTTAATCGTGTCGACCGTGGCCCGAGAAGGGCTGCAGCCGTTGATCTTCGGGCTGGCTGACATGGTGGCCGCCTACCAGGCCGCCCAGCCGGAGGTCGTGCCGCGACGACCGGTGATCCGGCCGGTGCCGGTCGACGAGTCCGGCTTCACCGTGGAGTCTGACGGGCACGGCGGATTCGTGGTGCGCGGCCGCCGGCCCGAACGGTGGATCTCGCAAACGAGTTTCGACAACGACGAGGCGGTCGGTTATCTCGGCGACCGGCTCGCGCGCCTCGGTGTCGAGGACGAACTGATGAAGCTCGGCGCCCGTCCGGGCTGCGCGGTCACCATCGGCGACGTCACGTTCGACTGGGAACCGCAGACACCCGCCGGCGTCGACACGCTGATGACCAGGCGCGGTGAGGACACCCGACTGGACACCAATGAGCGGGTCGGCGCCGACGAGCGCAAGGCGGCGCGTAAGCAGCGGCGCGAACATGGCGAATAG
- the proB gene encoding glutamate 5-kinase, whose translation MANSSAREAVRTARSVVVKVGTTALTTPTGMFDATRLAGLVDAIEARMKAGSDVVIVSSGAIAAGIEPLGLSKRPTDLATKQAAASVGQVALVNAWSTAFGRYQRSVGQVLLTAHDVSMRVQHNNAQRTLDRLRALHAVAIVNENDTVATNEIRFGDNDRLSALVAHLVGADALILLSDIDGLYDADPRKSDESHFIAEVSGPGDLDGVIAGQGSHLGTGGMASKLSSALLAADAGVPVLLAAAANAEEALVDASVGTVFAPRPNRMSARRFWVRYAAESAGVLTLDQGAVNAVVEQRRSLLPAGITALSGRFHGGDVVDVNGPGEVLVARGVVAYDAAELATMIGKSTSDLPAELRRPAVHADDLVAV comes from the coding sequence ATGGCGAATAGCTCTGCGCGCGAAGCGGTTCGCACCGCGCGCAGCGTCGTCGTCAAGGTCGGCACCACCGCCCTGACCACCCCCACCGGCATGTTCGACGCCACCCGACTGGCCGGACTCGTCGACGCCATCGAGGCGCGGATGAAGGCCGGCTCCGACGTCGTCATCGTCTCCTCGGGCGCCATCGCCGCAGGCATCGAGCCGCTCGGATTGAGCAAGCGGCCCACCGATCTGGCGACCAAGCAGGCCGCGGCGAGCGTCGGTCAGGTCGCGCTGGTCAACGCATGGAGCACCGCGTTCGGCCGCTACCAGCGCAGCGTCGGCCAGGTCCTGCTGACCGCGCACGATGTCTCGATGCGGGTGCAGCACAACAACGCTCAGCGCACGCTTGACCGGCTGCGCGCCCTGCACGCGGTGGCGATCGTCAACGAGAACGATACGGTGGCCACCAATGAGATCCGGTTCGGCGACAACGACCGCCTCTCGGCTCTGGTCGCGCATCTGGTCGGTGCCGACGCGCTGATCCTGCTCAGCGACATCGACGGCCTCTACGATGCCGACCCGCGCAAGTCCGACGAAAGCCATTTCATCGCAGAGGTTTCCGGGCCGGGCGACCTGGACGGCGTGATCGCCGGGCAGGGTAGTCACCTCGGTACCGGCGGCATGGCGTCCAAGTTGTCGTCGGCGCTGCTGGCCGCCGACGCTGGGGTTCCGGTGCTGCTGGCGGCCGCGGCCAATGCCGAGGAGGCGCTGGTGGACGCCTCGGTGGGCACCGTGTTCGCGCCGCGTCCCAATCGAATGTCGGCCCGCCGCTTCTGGGTGCGCTATGCGGCCGAGTCCGCCGGGGTGCTGACCCTGGATCAGGGCGCGGTGAATGCCGTTGTCGAACAACGACGGTCGCTGCTGCCCGCGGGTATCACCGCGCTGTCGGGTCGCTTTCACGGTGGCGACGTCGTGGACGTGAACGGTCCCGGCGAGGTGTTGGTGGCGCGCGGAGTGGTGGCCTACGACGCGGCAGAACTCGCCACCATGATCGGCAAGTCGACGTCCGACTTGCCCGCCGAGTTGCGCCGGCCCGCAGTGCACGCCGACGATCTGGTCGCCGTTTAG
- the rplU gene encoding 50S ribosomal protein L21, with protein sequence MATYAIVKTGGKQYKVAVGDVVKVEKLDSEPGANVSLPVALVVDGATVTTDATKLAKVAVTGEVLEHTKGPKIRIHKFKNKTGYHKRQGHRQQVTVLKVTGIK encoded by the coding sequence ATGGCGACCTACGCAATCGTCAAGACCGGCGGTAAGCAGTACAAAGTTGCCGTTGGTGACGTCGTCAAGGTCGAGAAACTCGACTCGGAGCCGGGCGCGAATGTGTCGCTGCCGGTCGCCCTGGTCGTCGACGGCGCGACCGTCACCACCGACGCCACCAAGCTGGCCAAGGTCGCCGTCACCGGCGAGGTGCTCGAGCACACCAAGGGCCCGAAGATCCGCATCCACAAGTTCAAGAACAAGACCGGCTACCACAAGCGTCAGGGTCACCGTCAGCAGGTGACGGTCCTGAAGGTCACCGGAATCAAGTAG